In Tolypothrix sp. NIES-4075, the following proteins share a genomic window:
- a CDS encoding photosystem II manganese-stabilizing polypeptide codes for MRYRALIVAFLALCLGLITACSDAPSSSSRDLLTYEQIRGTGLANKCPQLTETSRGSIPIDSSQSYVLKELCLEPTNYFIKEEPANKRQEAEFIAGKLLTRYTSTIDQVQGDIKVNPDKSLTFVEKDGLDFQATTVQLPGGERVPFLFTIKNLVAKSQPGLTSINTSTDFEGEFKVPSYRGAAFLDPKGRGVVSGYDNAVALPAQADKKDLTRTNVKRAEVLKGRISLSIAKVDSATGEIAGTFESDQPSDTDLGAGEPKEVKIRGLFYGRVEPSA; via the coding sequence ATGAGGTATCGCGCTTTAATTGTTGCATTCTTGGCTTTATGCCTGGGACTAATAACAGCTTGTAGTGATGCTCCCTCGAGTAGCAGCAGGGATTTACTCACTTACGAACAAATTCGAGGCACTGGCTTGGCTAACAAATGCCCCCAATTAACAGAAACAAGCCGTGGTTCCATTCCCATTGATTCTAGCCAGTCTTACGTGCTCAAAGAACTGTGTTTGGAACCGACTAATTACTTTATCAAAGAAGAACCTGCTAACAAACGGCAAGAAGCTGAATTTATTGCGGGCAAATTGTTGACCAGATACACTTCCACCATTGACCAGGTGCAAGGTGATATAAAAGTCAACCCAGATAAAAGCTTGACTTTTGTGGAAAAAGATGGTTTAGACTTCCAAGCCACCACTGTACAACTACCTGGCGGTGAACGAGTACCTTTCCTGTTCACCATCAAAAACTTGGTTGCGAAATCACAACCTGGTTTGACTTCGATTAATACTTCCACAGATTTTGAAGGCGAATTCAAAGTTCCTTCTTATCGCGGTGCTGCCTTTTTAGATCCTAAAGGTCGCGGTGTCGTCAGTGGCTATGATAATGCTGTGGCTCTACCTGCCCAAGCAGATAAGAAAGACCTTACCCGAACTAACGTTAAGCGTGCAGAAGTTCTTAAAGGCAGAATTTCTCTCTCGATTGCCAAAGTAGACAGTGCTACTGGTGAAATTGCTGGTACATTCGAGAGTGACCAGCCCTCCGATACCGATTTAGGCGCCGGCGAACCTAAAGAAGTTAAAATTCGCGGTCTGTTTTACGGTCGGGTTGAACCGAGTGCTTAA